A window of Blastomonas sp. SL216 contains these coding sequences:
- a CDS encoding TonB-dependent receptor: MKTQFKLSLLGTSLLVGAAALATPAFAQDQDQEQDQASSGDSTIVVTGSLISNPNLERSAPVNVTGAEEIELLQSNVAEEILREIPGVVPSIGSAVNNGNGGASFVNLRGLGNNRNIVLLDGTRIVPAGLAGVFDLNNIPLALVERVEVLTGGASTTYGADAISGVVNFVTRQDFAGLEANVGYQITERGDGGTFRADVTMGANFDDGRGNAVFSVGYQQSDPVYQGARDVSLTTLETFSGTALGSGTSFPSRFSGVRNLAGTANGGTDQINAAGQFVPTFQTFNFNPFNIFQTPFERYNMFGAAKYEVSDSVEVYTRGMFSKNTVDTIIAPSGAFGIAVNVSLNNPFLPAAARNQFCAFDVNPSATVYTPRFTPAECTAAATALPGSAAYREIGLNNTFVPFDINGNGVIAAGEGYFNNPQTALFRRSVEAGPRISNFSTTLFDYKLGARGSITDSIDWDVAGSYGESENRQTIKGYFTNSRVRQSLLTTRDAAGNVVCQNAANGCVPANFFGDISPEAVDFLVQESSSFVRTSLAQARGTISGDFGVTSPWAAEPISFAVGGEYRKYRASQGADTLAQSGDLGGAGGATPNISGGYDVYEAIGEVIVPIVSDRPFFQSLTLEGGLRYSDYSVDAPGSPGYTATTYKVGGTWEPVQGVSIRGNYARAVRAPNIAELFSPVNTGLTNLGVDPCATQRTNGTTLRAPLTGELLAVCLAQGANAGNVQSIPEPISGQVLSTGGGNLNIRPEKSDSYTIGLVLQPSFLPGFSASFDYYNIKVTQAISAPTPADVIGACFGVGNNGIFTPAAGAAASVACTSIRRDPITGGLSGDPNTSTGLPSTLSNGGSLKTDGIDVSINYATDLTDDIGLALSFVGNYTFQSRFNAFVASPISVNRDCVGYISANCGSLQPEFQWSQRTTLTFKDVDVSLLWRHLSSFQQEPLDVADSGAFFSGTLGAAIPGVGGQTVNFGRIKAYDYFDLSARFNVSDTLTFTLSVQNLFDKDPPLTGNNAGTTSFNSGNTFPSTYDALGRRYAVAAKLRF; the protein is encoded by the coding sequence ATGAAAACGCAATTTAAGCTAAGCTTGCTTGGCACCAGCCTTCTGGTTGGTGCAGCGGCGCTGGCAACGCCTGCGTTCGCGCAGGATCAGGATCAAGAGCAGGACCAGGCGTCCAGCGGCGATTCTACCATCGTTGTTACGGGTTCGCTCATCTCGAATCCCAATCTCGAGCGTTCGGCTCCGGTCAATGTGACGGGCGCTGAAGAAATCGAACTGCTGCAGTCGAACGTTGCAGAAGAAATTCTGCGTGAAATCCCGGGCGTTGTCCCGTCGATCGGTTCGGCGGTGAACAACGGCAACGGCGGTGCTTCGTTCGTCAACCTGCGCGGTCTGGGGAACAACCGCAACATCGTGCTGCTCGACGGCACGCGCATCGTTCCGGCTGGCCTGGCCGGCGTGTTCGACTTGAACAACATTCCGCTGGCCCTGGTTGAGCGCGTTGAAGTGCTGACCGGCGGTGCGTCGACCACTTATGGTGCGGACGCTATCTCGGGTGTGGTCAACTTCGTGACCCGTCAGGACTTTGCTGGTCTGGAAGCCAATGTCGGCTATCAGATCACCGAGCGTGGCGATGGCGGCACCTTCCGTGCCGACGTGACCATGGGTGCGAATTTCGACGACGGTCGCGGTAACGCCGTGTTCAGCGTCGGCTATCAGCAGTCCGATCCGGTCTACCAGGGTGCGCGCGACGTTTCGCTCACCACGCTGGAAACCTTCAGCGGTACGGCACTTGGTTCGGGTACGTCGTTCCCGTCGCGCTTCTCCGGCGTTCGCAACCTGGCTGGCACTGCCAACGGCGGTACCGACCAGATCAACGCGGCTGGTCAGTTCGTTCCGACCTTCCAGACGTTCAACTTCAACCCGTTCAACATCTTCCAGACGCCGTTCGAGCGTTACAACATGTTCGGTGCGGCGAAGTACGAAGTCAGCGATTCGGTTGAAGTCTACACCCGCGGCATGTTCTCGAAGAACACCGTGGATACCATCATCGCCCCGTCGGGTGCCTTTGGTATTGCCGTCAACGTCAGCCTGAACAATCCGTTCCTGCCTGCCGCTGCACGCAACCAGTTCTGCGCGTTCGACGTCAACCCGAGTGCAACCGTCTACACCCCGCGCTTCACGCCGGCTGAGTGTACTGCTGCGGCAACCGCACTGCCGGGCTCGGCGGCCTATCGTGAAATTGGTCTGAACAACACGTTCGTTCCGTTCGATATCAACGGAAACGGCGTGATCGCTGCTGGCGAAGGTTATTTCAACAACCCGCAAACCGCTCTGTTCCGTCGTTCGGTCGAAGCCGGACCGCGTATCAGCAACTTCTCGACCACCCTGTTCGACTACAAGCTCGGTGCGCGTGGATCGATCACGGACTCGATCGACTGGGATGTGGCTGGTTCGTACGGCGAGAGCGAAAACCGTCAGACGATCAAGGGCTATTTCACCAACTCGCGCGTTCGTCAGTCGCTGCTGACCACCCGCGATGCTGCTGGCAACGTCGTCTGTCAGAACGCGGCCAATGGTTGCGTTCCCGCGAACTTCTTCGGTGACATCTCGCCTGAAGCGGTGGACTTCCTGGTTCAGGAAAGCTCGTCCTTCGTTCGTACGTCGCTGGCTCAGGCTCGCGGTACGATCAGCGGTGACTTCGGCGTGACCAGCCCCTGGGCGGCCGAGCCGATCTCGTTCGCAGTCGGTGGCGAATACCGCAAGTATCGCGCATCGCAGGGTGCCGATACGCTGGCTCAGTCGGGTGATCTCGGCGGTGCCGGTGGTGCGACCCCGAATATCAGCGGTGGATATGACGTTTATGAAGCTATCGGCGAAGTCATCGTCCCGATCGTTTCGGATCGTCCCTTCTTCCAGAGCCTGACTCTCGAAGGCGGTCTGCGTTACTCCGATTACTCGGTCGATGCACCCGGCAGCCCGGGCTACACGGCCACGACCTACAAGGTCGGCGGTACCTGGGAACCCGTTCAGGGCGTCTCGATCCGTGGTAACTATGCCCGTGCGGTTCGTGCACCGAACATCGCGGAGCTGTTCAGCCCGGTCAACACCGGCCTGACCAACCTCGGCGTTGATCCCTGCGCTACGCAGCGGACCAATGGCACGACGCTTCGTGCGCCGCTGACCGGTGAACTGCTCGCAGTTTGCCTTGCGCAGGGTGCGAATGCCGGCAACGTGCAGAGCATCCCTGAGCCGATTTCGGGTCAGGTTCTGTCGACCGGTGGTGGTAACCTGAACATCCGTCCTGAAAAGTCGGACAGCTACACGATCGGTCTGGTGCTGCAGCCGTCGTTCCTGCCGGGCTTCTCGGCGTCGTTCGACTACTACAACATCAAGGTCACGCAGGCGATCAGTGCGCCTACTCCGGCAGACGTCATCGGCGCTTGCTTCGGCGTGGGTAACAACGGCATCTTCACCCCGGCAGCTGGCGCTGCGGCATCGGTGGCTTGTACCTCGATCCGTCGTGACCCGATTACCGGTGGCCTGAGCGGTGACCCGAACACGAGCACGGGTCTGCCCTCGACCCTGTCGAATGGCGGTAGCCTGAAGACCGACGGTATCGATGTGTCGATCAACTATGCGACTGACCTCACCGACGATATCGGTCTGGCCCTGTCGTTTGTCGGCAACTACACGTTCCAGTCGCGGTTCAACGCTTTCGTGGCGAGCCCGATCTCTGTGAACCGTGATTGCGTCGGCTATATCAGTGCCAACTGCGGATCGCTGCAGCCTGAATTCCAGTGGTCGCAGCGCACCACCCTGACGTTCAAGGATGTCGACGTTTCGCTTCTGTGGCGTCACCTGTCCTCGTTCCAGCAGGAACCGCTGGACGTCGCTGACTCGGGCGCGTTCTTCAGCGGCACGCTCGGCGCAGCGATCCCTGGTGTTGGCGGTCAGACGGTTAACTTCGGCCGGATCAAGGCGTACGACTATTTCGATCTGTCGGCACGCTTCAACGTCAGCGACACTCTGACCTTCACTCTGTCGGTTCAGAACCTGTTCGACAAGGATCCGCCGCTGACCGGTAACAACGCTGGTACGACGTCGTTCAACTCGGGTAACACCTTCCCGTCGACGTATGACGCGCTGGGTCGTCGTTACGCTGTGGCTGCAAAGCTGCGCTTCTGA
- a CDS encoding TonB-dependent receptor, giving the protein MKFCRLIAVLLATATTFPVLAQDDAGNADASAADEAQKDDAQIVVTAARTILPPNALPLTIDIIDKQALDQQIILSGSVTDAVATLTPSFSPTRGKLSGAGETLRGRSPLYAINGIPQSTPLRDGSRDGFTIDGFFVEQVELIYGSNALQGIGGTGGIVNQVTVGAPKQEGLSGRVLLQGTADSDFRSDGFGGKAAGLVQYKADRFDATVGASYERRGVFYDARGRRIGLNLTQGETQTSDALSLFGRFGYALSPTARLDLMVSRYELKGDGEFVAVAGNRLTGLPTSAAKGTPPGKPAANRTESVALSLTDTDLGGGNLVSQIFFNRTRDTFGGELGAIAAFQDVRIAPIGTLFDQSQNRSRKLGGKISYERAVPGVEDLTAIIGFDALFDKTEQRLIATDRIWVPPTDFRSLAPFAQANLKLFDGVVRLAGGARWENVEIKIDNYTTIATTTTPRGGVLVNGGSPKFDDVLLNGGVIIEPAQGIRLYASYAEGFTVPDVGRITRAIGTTGVDLDNFLDISPIISNNREIGAEVKRGPIDASVTYFWSTSTRGQLLVARPDGIFDVQRQRIEIEGLEVNLGVQMPIDGLRLSAGYAHILGRSDTNADDRVDTDLDGTNISPDRLNLAASFDRGRVSARVQTQVYFSRTFNGLVRDPRNDFGGYTLTDAYIGYDVGPGRIILSAQNIFNRQYIDYNSDVRLPTDNLSFFAGRGRTMTLAWDMRF; this is encoded by the coding sequence ATGAAGTTTTGCCGTTTGATTGCCGTGCTGCTGGCTACAGCAACGACATTTCCTGTTCTGGCGCAGGATGATGCCGGAAATGCCGACGCGTCTGCTGCCGATGAAGCGCAGAAGGACGATGCGCAGATCGTTGTCACGGCCGCCCGTACGATCCTGCCGCCCAACGCCTTGCCATTGACAATCGATATCATCGACAAGCAGGCGCTCGACCAGCAGATCATCCTGTCCGGTTCCGTGACCGATGCCGTCGCGACACTCACGCCGTCGTTTTCGCCGACGCGCGGCAAGCTGTCGGGGGCAGGGGAAACGCTGCGCGGGCGGTCGCCGCTTTATGCGATCAACGGCATTCCGCAATCGACGCCACTGCGCGACGGCAGCCGTGACGGCTTCACCATCGATGGCTTCTTTGTCGAGCAGGTCGAACTCATCTATGGCTCCAATGCCTTGCAGGGCATCGGCGGCACGGGCGGCATCGTCAACCAGGTGACGGTCGGTGCGCCGAAGCAGGAGGGTCTTTCGGGCCGCGTGCTGCTTCAGGGCACGGCGGACAGCGATTTCCGTTCGGACGGGTTCGGCGGCAAGGCTGCGGGGCTGGTCCAGTACAAGGCGGACCGGTTCGATGCGACGGTCGGGGCCTCCTATGAGCGGCGCGGCGTGTTTTACGACGCGCGCGGCCGTCGGATCGGCCTCAACCTGACCCAGGGAGAGACCCAGACCTCGGATGCGCTCTCGCTGTTCGGGCGCTTCGGCTATGCCCTGTCGCCCACTGCGCGGCTCGACCTGATGGTCAGCCGCTATGAGCTGAAGGGCGATGGCGAGTTTGTCGCGGTGGCCGGCAACCGGCTGACCGGGCTTCCGACCAGCGCTGCCAAGGGCACGCCTCCTGGCAAGCCGGCGGCCAACCGGACCGAAAGTGTCGCGCTCTCGCTGACCGACACCGATCTGGGTGGTGGCAATCTGGTCAGCCAGATTTTCTTCAACCGCACCCGCGACACCTTTGGCGGTGAGCTGGGCGCGATTGCGGCATTCCAGGACGTGCGCATTGCGCCTATCGGCACGCTGTTCGATCAATCGCAGAACCGCTCGCGCAAGCTGGGCGGCAAGATCAGCTATGAACGCGCGGTCCCCGGGGTCGAGGATCTGACTGCGATCATCGGCTTCGATGCGCTGTTCGACAAGACCGAGCAGCGGCTCATCGCCACCGACCGCATCTGGGTCCCGCCGACAGACTTCCGCAGCCTCGCACCCTTTGCCCAGGCGAACCTGAAGCTGTTCGATGGCGTCGTTCGCCTGGCCGGCGGCGCGCGCTGGGAAAATGTCGAGATCAAGATCGACAATTATACCACGATCGCCACCACCACGACGCCGCGCGGCGGCGTGCTGGTCAATGGCGGCAGCCCCAAGTTCGACGATGTGCTGCTCAATGGCGGGGTGATCATCGAACCGGCCCAGGGCATCCGGCTCTATGCCAGCTATGCCGAAGGGTTCACCGTGCCCGATGTCGGCCGCATCACGCGGGCCATCGGCACGACCGGGGTCGATCTCGACAATTTCCTCGATATCAGCCCGATCATTTCGAACAATCGCGAGATCGGTGCCGAGGTGAAGCGCGGGCCGATCGATGCCAGCGTCACCTATTTCTGGTCGACCAGCACGCGCGGACAGCTGCTCGTTGCCCGGCCTGACGGCATATTCGACGTGCAGCGCCAGCGGATCGAGATCGAGGGGCTGGAGGTGAACCTGGGCGTGCAGATGCCGATCGACGGGCTGCGCCTGTCGGCAGGCTATGCGCATATCCTGGGGCGCAGCGATACCAATGCCGATGACCGGGTCGACACCGATCTGGACGGGACCAATATCTCGCCCGACCGCCTGAACCTTGCCGCCAGCTTCGACCGGGGCCGGGTTTCAGCGCGGGTGCAGACGCAGGTCTATTTCTCGCGCACGTTCAACGGCCTGGTCCGCGATCCGCGCAACGACTTTGGCGGCTATACGCTGACCGACGCGTACATAGGCTATGATGTCGGGCCGGGGCGGATCATCCTGAGCGCGCAGAACATCTTCAACCGCCAGTATATCGATTACAACAGCGACGTGCGCCTGCCGACCGACAACCTGTCGTTCTTCGCCGGGCGCGGGCGCACGATGACCCTGGCCTGGGACATGCGCTTCTGA
- a CDS encoding PepSY-associated TM helix domain-containing protein: MKTLDLLHRWTGGLIGLVLLVLGLSGTVLLYRDALVMLPHASDEQVQQTGALIAATERLMADPANRPSSIVFASNSFGLDRVSFGREAGAYADQAGNIIARWSSPWERPELFLFDLHHHLLAGEAGEIVAGIAGLCGLFFVVSGIILWWRTRATFRLRLLPARMTRPAILWHHRDLGIVFAPLLLLVMFTGTTMIFRPVAALILGPSAPATIEASFKPPEAQFGALADRPDWAAMLGTARQRFPDAEIRILSLPREPGKPVTIRMKQAAEWLPNGRTTLWFAPDTGHLIEARDALEAPGAAQVFNTFYPLHAAKVGGLAYRLAMTLVGLALSLLGSLTVWTFWFRRGRTVRRVGSRVTVPAE; the protein is encoded by the coding sequence ATGAAGACGCTCGATCTGCTGCACCGCTGGACGGGCGGGCTGATCGGCCTGGTGCTGCTGGTACTGGGGCTGAGCGGGACCGTGCTGCTGTACCGCGATGCCCTGGTCATGCTGCCGCATGCCAGCGACGAGCAGGTGCAGCAGACCGGGGCGCTGATCGCGGCGACCGAGCGGTTGATGGCCGATCCCGCTAACCGGCCGAGCAGCATCGTCTTTGCCAGCAACAGCTTCGGGCTCGACCGGGTCTCCTTTGGCAGGGAGGCTGGGGCCTATGCCGACCAGGCAGGCAATATCATTGCCCGCTGGAGCAGCCCCTGGGAAAGGCCCGAGCTGTTCCTGTTCGATCTGCACCACCATTTGCTGGCCGGCGAGGCCGGGGAGATCGTCGCCGGAATAGCCGGGCTGTGCGGGCTGTTCTTCGTCGTCAGCGGCATCATTCTGTGGTGGCGCACGCGCGCAACCTTCCGGCTGCGGCTGTTGCCCGCGCGCATGACGCGCCCGGCCATCCTGTGGCATCACCGTGATCTGGGGATTGTGTTTGCGCCGCTGTTGCTGCTGGTGATGTTCACCGGCACCACGATGATCTTCCGCCCCGTTGCCGCCCTGATCCTGGGCCCATCCGCGCCTGCCACGATCGAGGCCTCGTTCAAGCCGCCCGAGGCCCAATTCGGCGCGCTGGCCGATCGGCCCGATTGGGCCGCGATGCTCGGCACCGCGCGCCAGCGTTTCCCCGATGCCGAAATCCGCATCCTCAGCCTGCCCAGAGAGCCTGGCAAACCCGTGACGATCCGGATGAAGCAGGCTGCCGAATGGCTGCCCAATGGCCGAACGACCTTGTGGTTCGCGCCCGATACCGGCCATCTGATCGAGGCGCGCGATGCCCTTGAGGCACCGGGCGCAGCGCAGGTGTTCAACACCTTCTATCCGCTGCACGCCGCCAAGGTGGGCGGGCTCGCCTATCGGCTGGCGATGACGCTGGTCGGCTTGGCGCTCAGCCTGCTGGGTTCGCTGACCGTCTGGACATTCTGGTTCCGACGCGGGCGGACGGTGCGGCGGGTCGGCTCGCGCGTCACGGTTCCCGCCGAATAG
- the ruvB gene encoding Holliday junction branch migration DNA helicase RuvB, which translates to MTTDRLLTPDRIPEDQDAALRPKTLGEFIGQAAARDNLRVFIEAARGRSEALDHVLLFGPPGLGKTTLAQIIAREMGVGFRATSGPVIAKSGDLAALLTNLEEGDVLFIDEIHRLNPVVEEVLYPAMEDRALDLIIGEGPSARSVRIDLPAFTLIGATTRQGLLTTPLRDRFGIPVRLNFYTVEELELVVSRAARLLGLAIAQDGATEIARRARGTPRVAGRLLRRVRDFANVAGHPTVNAAAADAALTRLEVDRLGLDAMDRRYLMMIADIYRGGPVGVETLAAGLSEPRDTIEDVIEPYLIQLGLIARTARGRCLNARGWKHLGLNPPEGAQEGLFDL; encoded by the coding sequence GTGACCACAGACCGCCTGCTCACCCCCGATCGCATTCCTGAAGATCAGGATGCGGCGCTGCGCCCCAAGACCCTGGGCGAATTCATCGGCCAGGCGGCGGCGCGCGATAATTTGCGTGTGTTCATCGAGGCGGCGCGGGGCCGGTCCGAGGCGCTCGATCATGTGCTTCTGTTCGGACCTCCAGGTCTGGGCAAGACGACACTGGCGCAGATCATCGCGCGCGAGATGGGCGTGGGCTTTCGTGCGACATCCGGCCCGGTCATCGCCAAATCGGGCGATCTGGCCGCTTTGCTCACCAACCTCGAAGAAGGCGACGTGCTGTTCATCGACGAGATTCACCGACTCAATCCGGTGGTCGAGGAGGTGCTGTACCCCGCAATGGAGGACCGCGCGCTTGATCTGATCATCGGCGAAGGTCCGTCAGCGCGCAGCGTGCGGATCGACTTGCCCGCATTTACCCTGATCGGTGCGACCACGCGCCAGGGGCTGCTCACCACCCCCTTGCGCGACCGGTTCGGCATTCCGGTGCGGCTCAATTTCTACACGGTCGAAGAGCTGGAACTGGTCGTCAGCCGTGCGGCGCGGCTGCTGGGGCTGGCGATTGCGCAGGATGGCGCCACCGAGATCGCGCGGCGCGCACGCGGCACCCCGCGCGTCGCCGGACGGCTGCTGCGCCGGGTACGTGATTTCGCCAATGTCGCAGGCCACCCCACCGTCAACGCCGCCGCCGCCGATGCCGCCCTCACCCGGCTTGAAGTCGACCGGCTGGGGCTGGATGCAATGGACCGGCGTTACCTGATGATGATCGCGGATATCTATCGCGGTGGGCCGGTTGGCGTGGAAACGCTGGCAGCGGGCCTTTCCGAACCGCGCGACACGATCGAGGACGTGATCGAACCCTATCTGATCCAGCTCGGCCTGATCGCCCGCACCGCACGCGGCCGCTGCCTCAACGCGCGCGGGTGGAAGCATCTGGGTCTCAACCCGCCCGAAGGCGCGCAGGAAGGCCTGTTCGATCTGTGA
- a CDS encoding type II toxin-antitoxin system HicA family toxin has product MPKLPVLSGPDIIRALERMGFQQVRERGSHVVMRRGDQGTVVPLHKEVKTGTLAGIIRQAGLSQDEFFKAIK; this is encoded by the coding sequence ATGCCTAAACTGCCGGTACTGTCCGGTCCTGATATTATACGTGCGCTGGAGCGGATGGGTTTTCAGCAGGTTCGTGAGCGAGGCAGCCACGTCGTCATGCGTCGCGGAGACCAAGGCACCGTGGTGCCGCTCCACAAAGAAGTGAAAACCGGCACGCTGGCAGGCATCATCCGCCAGGCCGGGCTTTCACAAGATGAATTTTTCAAGGCTATCAAGTGA
- a CDS encoding type II toxin-antitoxin system HicB family antitoxin, producing MQVTAVLTHAEEGGFVAFNPETGTTSQGGTLDEAITNLREAVELYLEEFPMKLTGSPLITTFAVQENA from the coding sequence ATGCAGGTGACCGCGGTTCTGACTCATGCCGAAGAAGGTGGCTTTGTTGCCTTCAACCCGGAAACGGGGACAACCAGCCAAGGTGGCACACTCGACGAAGCCATCACCAACCTGCGTGAAGCTGTCGAGTTGTACCTTGAAGAGTTCCCGATGAAACTGACAGGCTCGCCGCTGATCACAACTTTTGCTGTGCAGGAAAATGCCTAA
- the ruvA gene encoding Holliday junction branch migration protein RuvA: MIAKLTGLLDSTAHDHAVIDVGGVGYLVFASSRTLSNLGARGDKVVLHTEMQVSETDMRLIGFASASERDGFRLLTSVQGVGSKVALAILSALTPEELARAVAQGDKAMIARAQGVGPKLAVRICNELKDKMGVIALGTGGMGVPVPVGSHAADAVSALQNLGFKPADAARAVAGAEEDLGEGASLDALVRLALKKAAR; encoded by the coding sequence ATGATCGCCAAGCTTACCGGACTGTTGGACAGCACCGCCCATGACCATGCGGTGATCGACGTGGGCGGCGTCGGCTATCTGGTCTTTGCCTCATCGCGCACCCTGTCCAACCTGGGCGCACGCGGCGACAAGGTCGTGCTGCACACCGAAATGCAGGTGAGCGAGACCGACATGCGGCTGATCGGCTTTGCCTCGGCCAGCGAACGCGACGGCTTCCGCCTGCTGACGAGCGTGCAGGGCGTGGGATCGAAGGTGGCGCTGGCCATCCTCTCCGCGCTCACCCCCGAAGAACTGGCCCGCGCCGTGGCGCAGGGCGACAAGGCGATGATCGCTCGCGCGCAGGGCGTCGGCCCCAAACTGGCGGTCCGTATCTGCAACGAGCTCAAGGACAAGATGGGCGTGATCGCGCTGGGTACAGGCGGTATGGGCGTGCCGGTCCCGGTGGGCAGCCATGCCGCCGATGCGGTCTCCGCGCTCCAGAACCTGGGCTTCAAACCCGCCGATGCCGCGCGTGCAGTTGCAGGGGCGGAAGAGGACCTCGGCGAAGGTGCGAGCCTCGATGCACTGGTACGTCTGGCGCTGAAGAAGGCGGCGCGCTAA
- the ruvC gene encoding crossover junction endodeoxyribonuclease RuvC: protein MTIILGIDPGLGTTGWGIIRYQGNRLSHIANGQIKTNAKAALPSRLLELDTALAAIVTDHQPDAAAIEEIYVNKNPQTTLKLVQARGALLLGLARAGLGVGEYAPRLIKKAIVGTGAAEKVQIDAMVQRLLPGVQIAGPDAADALAVAITHAHLAAFEKLR from the coding sequence ATGACCATCATCCTTGGCATCGACCCTGGCCTCGGCACCACCGGCTGGGGCATCATCCGTTATCAGGGCAATCGGCTGAGCCATATTGCCAACGGACAGATCAAGACCAACGCGAAGGCCGCCCTGCCTTCGCGCCTTCTCGAACTCGACACCGCACTCGCGGCGATCGTGACCGATCATCAGCCCGATGCCGCTGCGATCGAGGAAATCTACGTCAACAAGAACCCGCAAACCACGCTCAAGCTCGTCCAGGCGCGTGGGGCCCTGCTCCTCGGACTGGCGCGTGCGGGGCTTGGCGTCGGCGAATATGCACCGCGGCTGATCAAGAAGGCCATTGTCGGCACTGGCGCGGCCGAGAAGGTACAGATCGATGCCATGGTCCAGCGGCTGCTGCCCGGCGTGCAGATTGCAGGGCCCGATGCCGCAGACGCGCTGGCCGTCGCGATCACCCATGCGCATCTGGCGGCATTCGAGAAACTGCGCTAG
- a CDS encoding YebC/PmpR family DNA-binding transcriptional regulator has product MAGHSKFKNIMHRKGAQDKKRSAMFSKLSREITVAAKLGLPDPDMNPRLRLAVNAAKAQSMPKDNIQRAIDKAAAAGGEDYEEIRYEGYGPGGIALIVEALTDNRNRTATNVRLAFSKNGGNLGASGAVSHGFDRMGLISYPASAGDEEKVLEAAMEAGAEDIESTEDGHEIWTSMEDLHAVAGELEKTLGEAEGVKLAWRPQVKVDVAEGDAQSLFKLIDALDDDDDVQTVWGNYEVSDAVMEKLG; this is encoded by the coding sequence ATGGCAGGCCATAGTAAATTCAAGAACATCATGCATCGCAAGGGCGCGCAGGACAAAAAGCGCTCGGCCATGTTTTCCAAGCTCAGCCGCGAAATCACCGTCGCGGCCAAACTGGGCCTGCCCGACCCGGACATGAACCCGCGCCTGCGCCTCGCGGTCAATGCCGCCAAGGCCCAGTCGATGCCCAAGGACAATATCCAGCGCGCGATCGACAAGGCTGCAGCCGCAGGTGGCGAGGATTACGAGGAAATCCGCTACGAGGGCTATGGCCCCGGCGGCATCGCGCTGATCGTCGAAGCGCTGACCGACAACCGCAACCGCACCGCCACCAATGTGCGCCTGGCATTCAGCAAGAATGGCGGCAATCTGGGTGCATCGGGCGCGGTCAGCCATGGCTTCGACCGCATGGGCCTGATCAGCTATCCGGCGAGCGCGGGCGACGAGGAAAAGGTTCTCGAAGCCGCGATGGAAGCCGGCGCCGAGGATATCGAATCCACCGAGGACGGCCACGAGATCTGGACCAGCATGGAAGACCTTCATGCAGTGGCCGGCGAACTGGAAAAGACTCTGGGCGAGGCCGAAGGCGTCAAGCTCGCCTGGCGTCCGCAGGTCAAGGTCGATGTCGCGGAAGGCGATGCGCAGTCGCTGTTCAAGCTGATCGACGCGCTGGACGATGACGACGACGTCCAGACCGTCTGGGGCAATTACGAAGTCTCCGACGCGGTGATGGAGAAGCTGGGTTGA
- a CDS encoding GNAT family N-acetyltransferase, whose protein sequence is MAAFAIRDGHPRDGAAIAAIYAPYVEQTWVSFETEAPDAAEMGRRIAEYGQSHAWLIAERDGEILGYAYGSPHRTRAAYATSADIAVYVTSDAQRLGLGRALYTALFDRLRAKSIHAVFAGIALPNPASIALHEAMGMVPVGIYREVGWKLGDWRDVGWWQRLL, encoded by the coding sequence ATGGCGGCGTTTGCCATCCGCGACGGGCACCCCCGCGACGGAGCCGCGATCGCCGCCATTTACGCACCCTATGTCGAACAGACATGGGTCAGCTTCGAGACCGAAGCCCCCGATGCCGCAGAGATGGGCAGGCGGATCGCCGAATATGGCCAATCGCACGCCTGGCTGATCGCCGAACGCGATGGCGAGATCCTGGGCTATGCCTATGGCAGCCCACACCGCACCCGCGCTGCCTATGCGACCTCGGCCGATATAGCCGTTTATGTCACATCCGATGCCCAGCGCCTGGGCCTGGGACGCGCGCTGTACACCGCATTGTTCGACCGGTTGAGGGCGAAATCCATCCACGCGGTGTTCGCTGGCATCGCCCTGCCCAACCCCGCCAGCATCGCGCTGCACGAGGCAATGGGCATGGTGCCGGTCGGCATCTATCGCGAGGTTGGCTGGAAGCTCGGCGACTGGCGCGATGTCGGCTGGTGGCAGCGGTTGCTATAA
- a CDS encoding DUF2312 domain-containing protein: MSEPIAADDQLRLFIERIERLEEERKGVADDIRDTYNEAKSQGYDAKIMRQIVRLRKMEPHDRLEMEAILDTYKAALGLG; the protein is encoded by the coding sequence ATGAGCGAACCTATTGCCGCCGACGACCAGCTGCGCCTCTTCATCGAGCGCATCGAGCGCCTTGAAGAAGAGCGCAAGGGCGTCGCCGACGATATCCGCGACACCTATAACGAGGCCAAGTCGCAGGGCTATGACGCCAAGATCATGCGCCAGATCGTCCGGCTGCGCAAAATGGAGCCGCACGATAGGCTGGAGATGGAAGCCATTCTGGACACCTACAAGGCGGCTCTGGGCCTGGGCTGA